A window of the Candidatus Nitrosotalea okcheonensis genome harbors these coding sequences:
- a CDS encoding S8 family serine peptidase, which produces MGSYDMDLPKNNLNIKTDQVSGLINFQPSSYQDVIKRYIVFGSGSVSDIVSRAGNVVYGMDSNHGSVAMGFFNQDEVSNLKLNGYDVVEDLPLEFDSIKPDLPVTQVSTVDDILGSNKVTQKYGYTGNGIKIGIVDTGTDFTNPDVKDSVARDKNNVPVMIDADGQGIVLTNTTFVANINSKGVVQNYTNALPKNVTSSVYVTSKGVFLDLHKKGKGTYVQVYNSLYPKGGNPVLNGTVSSDYKIGKDSRHFIISKSGVYHFGMIYESVSQGQYYRLQIVPVLVVDSNIAGLYDTIIADMSDSWKDYKKFNSFIIPKYDFDFTDETPITLGGGNENLIYDSNHDGNADYGAGTVGARVLDVYGVIAKPSRVDQKLGAMNGTLLPPLDPHGNFFGVMYDFGGHGTETASSITSTGKQSYGIYTNSTKYHIKGIAPGAKIVPIKALWLGDAIYGWLWAAGFDQEKNQWKYSGNTRVDIISNSWGISTFPALKSVPGLDIQSLLLGALCVPHSLDVNYPGVLVVSSSGNAGPGYGTIGIPDAAPFGITVGAVTDNVFVGYGPFKNQPRFGNSTSHYGEVSGFSSKGPSLIGDPKPDLMAVGEYSYVPTSLQTGNNTHQYGLFGGTSLAAPLVAGSAAVLMESLKDKNIPYDSFTIKNILMSTATDLGNDPFSQGAGLINVTRAIDFVLGNGGVFEVYNDASYRNTKKILDAALETTNSSSVDLSTIKFTNSFLPETSWFGGRLYPGDRTSATFTIVNPTNDTLEINIEPQKLGLIKTDTYNGTTQVQLQDPLMNKSGTYRPDYVPLQEIKNHAGLASFFENINPVPDDASLLVLNLAFPFSQFMNSSAKTYADDMKISSLYLYDWDKKNNASVPVSQDLSLINRGGVWGTVQELRVSDPATKIKHVPLVGVYPVPTRYSYWTGDTKKNSTSTDYTLTASYYKKVSWNEIWLNSKNIQVKPHESAKVIATLIVPQDQAPGLYQAFLTFEGKSHTVNVPVSYAVMKKLQPKDLPTVIHGRQGNTLYGNGYIGGGFDMANRYNAGDWRQYYFDVTDKTINSVAMTLSWEDPNTNLSVFVVDPQGKIIQTNTPPGVLGQFQGWPTGDWLGPSIPFSEGGGFYPIKNKDATSTVLYASINQTGVYSVLIHAPLFGGRSIAEPITIAAKFSTILPIESQPKMIVDIPLFINNNYTIAPKIIGQEIEDEQYYLDNERPKIINQTRLAEDVRNLSEGEHDIKFVITDTVGHYVSKEFKFIMDNTAPQIIVQSPQNNSKVSGVVNIDLDVNELNLAQKDWLTVQTPKQTFHDVKNIQFDTTDLANGNYTINATAKDRAGNVGTANIVLAVDNSGPNIASSQVKGDQDSATLVEILVGIGIASAITVFTLKRLRISKRG; this is translated from the coding sequence ATGGGATCATATGATATGGATCTTCCAAAAAATAATCTAAACATAAAAACAGATCAAGTGTCAGGTCTCATAAATTTTCAACCATCTTCATATCAAGATGTCATTAAAAGATACATTGTATTTGGTTCTGGTTCTGTATCTGATATAGTATCACGGGCTGGCAATGTTGTCTATGGAATGGATTCAAATCACGGTTCGGTTGCTATGGGTTTTTTCAATCAGGATGAAGTCTCAAATTTAAAATTAAATGGATATGACGTGGTTGAGGACTTGCCATTAGAGTTTGATTCCATAAAACCTGATCTGCCGGTAACCCAAGTCTCGACAGTTGATGATATTCTTGGTTCTAACAAAGTAACTCAAAAGTATGGATATACAGGAAATGGTATCAAGATAGGGATAGTGGATACGGGAACAGACTTTACAAATCCAGATGTAAAAGATTCTGTAGCCCGTGATAAAAATAATGTTCCAGTGATGATCGACGCTGATGGACAGGGTATAGTACTGACCAATACTACGTTTGTTGCAAATATCAACAGTAAGGGAGTAGTACAAAATTATACAAATGCACTTCCAAAAAATGTCACATCTTCTGTCTATGTAACTTCAAAAGGAGTATTTCTTGATCTGCACAAAAAGGGCAAGGGAACATATGTTCAAGTTTATAATTCATTATACCCCAAAGGCGGCAATCCAGTCCTAAACGGAACAGTATCAAGTGACTATAAAATAGGAAAGGATTCCCGACACTTTATCATCTCCAAAAGTGGCGTGTATCACTTTGGTATGATATATGAAAGCGTCTCCCAAGGCCAATATTACAGGCTGCAAATAGTTCCAGTTCTTGTAGTTGATTCAAACATTGCAGGTTTATACGATACCATAATTGCAGACATGTCAGATTCTTGGAAAGATTATAAAAAATTTAACAGTTTTATCATTCCTAAATATGATTTTGATTTCACTGATGAAACCCCAATCACACTCGGAGGAGGCAATGAAAATCTAATCTATGATTCAAATCATGATGGAAATGCCGATTATGGTGCGGGAACAGTTGGCGCACGCGTACTTGATGTATATGGCGTAATTGCAAAACCATCCCGTGTTGACCAAAAACTGGGTGCAATGAATGGCACACTTCTTCCCCCTCTTGACCCACATGGAAATTTTTTTGGAGTGATGTATGATTTTGGTGGTCATGGAACAGAGACTGCCAGCTCCATAACATCTACTGGAAAACAAAGTTATGGCATCTACACCAACTCTACAAAATATCACATAAAGGGCATTGCTCCCGGTGCAAAAATTGTTCCTATCAAAGCTCTTTGGTTAGGAGATGCAATTTATGGCTGGCTCTGGGCTGCCGGGTTTGATCAAGAAAAAAATCAATGGAAATACAGCGGAAATACCAGAGTTGATATCATATCAAACAGTTGGGGAATATCGACTTTTCCTGCCCTAAAATCAGTTCCAGGACTTGATATCCAATCGCTTTTGCTTGGTGCACTCTGCGTTCCTCACTCTCTTGATGTGAACTATCCTGGAGTCTTGGTAGTTAGCAGTTCTGGAAATGCAGGGCCTGGTTATGGAACCATAGGAATTCCTGATGCTGCACCGTTTGGGATTACAGTGGGGGCAGTCACTGATAATGTCTTTGTGGGTTATGGTCCATTTAAGAATCAACCACGATTTGGTAACAGTACGTCTCATTATGGAGAGGTGTCGGGATTTTCCAGCAAGGGTCCATCTTTGATTGGAGACCCTAAACCTGATCTTATGGCAGTAGGGGAATATAGCTACGTTCCTACATCTCTGCAAACTGGTAACAATACACACCAGTATGGTCTGTTTGGAGGAACCAGCTTGGCTGCACCTCTGGTAGCAGGTTCTGCAGCAGTTCTTATGGAAAGTCTAAAAGATAAAAATATTCCATACGACTCTTTTACCATAAAAAATATTCTCATGTCAACTGCAACTGATCTGGGAAATGATCCGTTTTCTCAAGGCGCTGGATTGATAAATGTAACAAGGGCAATTGATTTTGTATTGGGAAATGGCGGTGTATTTGAAGTCTACAATGATGCATCATATCGTAATACCAAGAAAATTCTAGATGCTGCTTTAGAAACAACAAACTCATCTTCAGTCGATTTGTCGACAATAAAATTTACCAATTCTTTCTTGCCAGAGACATCCTGGTTTGGAGGTAGGCTGTATCCTGGGGACAGGACATCGGCTACTTTTACAATAGTAAATCCAACTAATGATACATTGGAAATCAATATCGAACCACAAAAACTTGGATTGATAAAAACTGACACCTATAACGGAACTACCCAGGTGCAGTTACAGGATCCATTGATGAACAAATCCGGAACCTATAGGCCAGATTATGTTCCATTGCAAGAAATAAAAAACCATGCTGGACTGGCATCATTCTTTGAAAATATAAATCCAGTCCCTGACGACGCTTCTCTACTGGTTCTCAATCTCGCATTTCCATTTTCACAGTTCATGAACTCGTCTGCAAAAACATATGCCGATGACATGAAAATCTCGTCTCTATATCTATATGATTGGGACAAGAAAAATAACGCCTCTGTTCCAGTATCCCAAGATCTCTCCCTGATTAACAGGGGTGGTGTGTGGGGGACTGTCCAAGAACTTAGAGTCTCCGATCCTGCTACGAAAATAAAACATGTTCCTCTAGTAGGAGTATATCCTGTACCTACAAGATATTCATACTGGACAGGTGATACAAAGAAAAACTCTACATCAACAGACTATACACTGACTGCAAGTTATTACAAAAAAGTATCCTGGAATGAGATTTGGTTAAATTCAAAAAATATTCAAGTCAAACCTCATGAATCTGCCAAGGTAATAGCTACTCTGATTGTTCCCCAAGACCAAGCTCCTGGATTGTATCAAGCCTTTCTTACATTTGAGGGAAAATCGCACACTGTAAATGTTCCAGTTTCGTATGCTGTAATGAAAAAACTCCAACCAAAAGATCTGCCCACTGTGATACACGGACGGCAAGGCAATACATTGTACGGGAATGGTTACATTGGAGGAGGATTTGACATGGCAAACAGGTATAATGCAGGGGACTGGCGCCAATATTATTTTGATGTCACCGACAAGACAATAAACTCGGTTGCCATGACTCTTTCTTGGGAAGATCCTAACACAAACCTGTCTGTCTTTGTAGTAGATCCGCAAGGAAAAATTATCCAAACAAATACTCCGCCTGGTGTACTTGGACAGTTTCAAGGATGGCCTACCGGAGACTGGCTTGGTCCAAGTATTCCATTTAGTGAAGGAGGTGGATTTTATCCTATAAAGAACAAGGATGCCACATCTACTGTATTATACGCATCAATAAACCAGACCGGTGTATATTCTGTATTGATACATGCTCCACTGTTTGGAGGAAGATCAATTGCAGAACCCATAACGATTGCTGCAAAATTCTCTACAATATTGCCGATAGAGTCTCAACCTAAAATGATCGTAGACATTCCGCTTTTTATTAACAATAACTATACAATAGCTCCAAAAATAATTGGGCAAGAAATTGAAGACGAGCAATACTATCTTGATAATGAAAGACCAAAAATAATCAATCAAACTAGACTGGCAGAAGATGTACGAAATCTTTCTGAGGGAGAGCATGACATTAAATTTGTCATAACTGATACCGTAGGGCACTACGTCTCAAAGGAATTCAAATTCATAATGGACAACACTGCGCCACAGATTATAGTACAATCACCACAGAACAACTCTAAAGTTTCTGGAGTGGTTAACATTGATCTAGATGTAAATGAGTTAAACCTGGCACAAAAAGACTGGTTGACTGTACAAACTCCCAAGCAGACTTTTCATGATGTCAAAAATATACAATTTGATACAACAGACCTTGCTAATGGAAATTATACAATAAACGCAACTGCAAAAGATAGGGCAGGAAATGTAGGGACTGCAAATATTGTACTTGCTGTGGATAATTCTGGTCCTAATATTGCATCCAGTCAGGTCAAAGGCGATCAAGATTCTGCAACTCTAGTTGAGATCTTGGTTGGGATTGGAATTGCATCGGCAATAACTGTTTTTACTTTGAAAAGATTAAGAATTTCAAAAAGAGGCTAG
- a CDS encoding MBL fold metallo-hydrolase, with amino-acid sequence MQVRVLGAAKEVGRSAFQVNCNGASFLLDYGVELKKESLYPIAVNPREITAAIITHAHLDHSGNMPSLFVNGSTDVYATPPTFDLSRLLIEDMLRIQKSQLPYDFASVSKMMMYSKEIKYREKVERGNASFQLLESGHVLGGASVLVESENKRLFYTADINPRGSRMLRDADLDFGEVDMVITESTYSQTNQMPRNESEEKFMEFAYEVLDRKGSLFVPAFSVERSQEIACVLKNAGFKHRVVMDGMAVKVNEIMLNYPEYLRDSKVFADSVNQAVWIKGEKERKNALSEPSVIISPAGMLVGGSAVFYLQNLAADKRNGIALVSYQGEGTPGRKLLDTGMVGMRGKEFKCEAEVRQFEFSGHADRNSLFEMIKKIKGNPKVLTIHGDKDSCTTFADEIHEKFGFDAYAPDAGQTITV; translated from the coding sequence TTGCAAGTAAGAGTTCTGGGCGCTGCCAAGGAAGTAGGCAGATCAGCTTTTCAGGTCAATTGTAACGGGGCTAGTTTTCTACTAGACTATGGCGTAGAGCTAAAAAAGGAATCACTATACCCGATTGCAGTCAACCCACGTGAAATTACTGCAGCCATCATAACTCATGCCCACTTGGACCACTCGGGAAACATGCCGTCACTTTTTGTAAACGGCAGCACTGATGTATATGCCACTCCTCCTACATTTGACCTGTCACGGTTATTGATTGAAGACATGCTTAGAATTCAAAAAAGTCAACTGCCATATGATTTTGCTAGTGTTTCAAAGATGATGATGTATTCAAAGGAAATAAAATATAGAGAAAAAGTGGAGCGGGGAAATGCCTCTTTTCAACTACTTGAATCAGGCCATGTTTTAGGTGGTGCGTCAGTCCTAGTTGAATCTGAAAATAAGAGGCTGTTTTACACGGCAGACATCAATCCAAGGGGATCCAGAATGTTAAGGGATGCAGACCTTGATTTTGGTGAAGTGGACATGGTAATCACAGAAAGTACCTATTCTCAGACAAACCAGATGCCTAGAAATGAATCAGAAGAAAAATTCATGGAGTTTGCATATGAAGTGTTGGACAGAAAAGGTTCTTTGTTTGTACCTGCCTTTTCAGTGGAAAGATCCCAGGAGATTGCATGTGTGCTCAAGAATGCAGGGTTCAAACACAGAGTAGTAATGGACGGAATGGCAGTCAAGGTAAATGAGATAATGCTAAACTATCCGGAATATTTGCGCGACTCTAAAGTTTTTGCAGATTCTGTCAATCAGGCAGTTTGGATCAAGGGAGAAAAAGAAAGAAAGAATGCATTAAGCGAACCGTCTGTGATAATTTCACCTGCAGGTATGCTAGTTGGCGGTTCAGCAGTATTTTATTTACAAAACCTGGCAGCAGACAAGAGAAATGGAATTGCATTGGTTTCGTATCAAGGAGAAGGAACACCTGGAAGAAAACTTTTGGATACTGGAATGGTCGGCATGAGAGGAAAGGAATTCAAGTGTGAAGCGGAGGTAAGGCAGTTTGAATTTTCAGGACACGCAGACAGGAACTCTCTTTTTGAAATGATTAAAAAGATCAAAGGCAATCCCAAAGTCCTCACTATTCACGGTGATAAGGATTCTTGTACAACGTTTGCAGATGAGATACATGAGAAGTTTGGATTTGATGCCTATGCACCAGATGCTGGCCAAACAATAACAGTATAA
- a CDS encoding pentapeptide repeat-containing protein yields MKSMHITEILILIILANFIPAHLGSADATNTQPTNCYISPQPRINWHDCSLTGKNLSGAKLDDSDLSYTDLSNANLAGASLKGVNLSGANLSGANLSGANLAYAKLYGVNLMHAKLAGANLYQSSLAGANLENLNLSNISMPFTDLSYAYMKGDNLNGADLSSANLSYVILTGSNLHGAKLYNTNFFNANAGNVDFSKSILGGINFFNANLTGSNLSYADLTAANLSYSKSNGADFTGSTLVDSNFNYAELNGAKFEKSDLTNSILSNAILSNTDFLDANLQNADLSNAKITYSIFFCFNNPVCLKP; encoded by the coding sequence ATGAAATCAATGCACATTACAGAAATTCTGATTTTAATCATTCTAGCTAACTTTATTCCTGCTCACCTAGGGTCTGCTGATGCTACAAATACCCAGCCTACGAACTGTTACATATCGCCACAACCAAGAATCAATTGGCATGATTGTTCCCTTACAGGAAAAAACCTATCTGGTGCAAAATTAGACGACTCAGATCTGTCCTATACTGATCTTTCCAATGCTAATTTAGCGGGTGCAAGTCTTAAAGGAGTTAATCTCTCTGGGGCAAATCTAAGTGGGGCAAATCTCTCTGGAGCAAATCTCGCTTACGCAAAACTGTATGGAGTAAACCTAATGCATGCAAAACTTGCAGGGGCAAACTTATATCAATCATCATTAGCGGGAGCAAATCTGGAGAATCTGAATCTTTCAAACATTTCTATGCCGTTTACCGATCTTTCATATGCCTACATGAAAGGTGATAACTTGAACGGAGCAGATCTTTCCAGTGCAAATCTAAGCTATGTAATTCTTACCGGATCTAATTTACATGGAGCCAAATTATACAATACTAATTTTTTTAATGCAAATGCCGGAAATGTGGATTTTTCTAAATCTATTCTTGGAGGCATCAACTTTTTTAATGCAAATCTGACTGGATCAAATTTATCGTATGCTGATCTTACTGCCGCTAACTTGTCATATTCAAAAAGCAATGGAGCAGATTTTACTGGATCAACCCTGGTTGATTCCAATTTTAACTATGCAGAATTAAACGGCGCAAAATTTGAGAAGAGTGATCTAACTAATTCAATTCTTAGTAATGCTATACTCTCTAATACTGATTTCCTAGATGCGAATCTACAAAATGCAGATCTATCAAATGCTAAAATTACATACTCTATATTTTTCTGCTTTAATAATCCTGTCTGCCTCAAGCCCTAG
- a CDS encoding cupredoxin domain-containing protein: protein MSLPSSSHAYGIGLIAVIVGAAIGVSYYQLYFIPEFNAKPIIPDKILHPGDKTTIIIVPGAENQAQEQNFVPKKIEAQLGVNNLVIWKNTSPDTGHTVTPDQNSLFTDSYSGKFGSPGIIKPGKTYQFLFTQEATIKYHCDPHPWMTGEIDVVHGALTS from the coding sequence TTGAGTCTTCCATCCTCTAGTCATGCGTATGGAATAGGATTGATTGCAGTAATTGTAGGTGCTGCTATTGGAGTTTCTTATTACCAGCTTTATTTTATTCCAGAGTTTAATGCAAAACCAATAATTCCTGATAAAATTCTCCACCCAGGCGATAAAACTACCATAATCATCGTACCCGGTGCAGAAAACCAGGCACAGGAACAAAACTTTGTACCAAAAAAAATTGAAGCCCAACTTGGCGTAAATAATTTAGTCATTTGGAAAAATACCAGTCCTGATACTGGTCACACCGTCACACCTGATCAAAATAGCTTGTTCACTGATAGCTATAGCGGCAAATTTGGCTCTCCTGGGATAATTAAACCAGGGAAAACATATCAATTTCTATTTACACAGGAAGCTACAATAAAGTATCATTGTGATCCTCATCCTTGGATGACTGGTGAAATCGACGTAGTGCACGGTGCCCTAACATCCTAG
- a CDS encoding cytochrome b, with translation MVVSLKRRNGLVDFFYWIWDGLERTVFIGTKFSFPARFVSPFGFLGMLTFVIFIILGISGALLMFYYQPILDRAWDSVQKINDTVPYGFMIRNIHYHASNAMVLLAVLHMYYQYFSGRYKIRNEIIWVTGVVLGTVTILEAFTGYDIIFSERAELAISIAASLTNSMPVVGPTIRDAMFGSGFADFILRFYTMHVFLLPIVMLGLMAVHMPRFLVFDVPMVMAISGAIFITGGVFPVDLGSKFEPTVPPGITVPEWYLTGIYAFLRTQYDKFVTGVLWPGIFIVAIAMTPFIDRYKKFSWKDRPLVTAFGITGITQVMVTTYWGFYITPDITKPLVARLVIDPIFFYSIMLLLVPIGFGFSYMMILLAKESERKAKLAASKGPHKSSPINLSGKWINWLIIGLLAFQVYLNIAAYNAALSGMKNFALFLTGLILMVFAGLFHLYRHGLNEAKKIPVPPQAEPESPKPLDSKESPASLPS, from the coding sequence ATGGTCGTTTCCTTAAAACGTAGAAACGGTCTAGTAGATTTCTTCTACTGGATATGGGACGGACTGGAACGAACCGTTTTCATTGGAACCAAGTTCTCATTCCCTGCAAGATTTGTAAGCCCCTTTGGATTCTTGGGAATGCTTACATTTGTAATATTTATAATTCTAGGAATTTCTGGTGCGTTGCTGATGTTTTACTATCAGCCAATATTAGACAGGGCGTGGGACAGTGTTCAAAAAATTAATGATACGGTTCCCTATGGATTTATGATACGAAATATTCACTATCATGCATCAAACGCAATGGTTCTTCTTGCAGTACTTCACATGTATTATCAATACTTTAGTGGAAGGTACAAGATAAGAAATGAAATAATTTGGGTTACGGGTGTGGTACTTGGTACTGTAACTATCTTGGAGGCATTTACTGGTTATGATATCATATTTAGCGAACGTGCCGAACTTGCAATCAGTATAGCTGCGTCTCTTACCAATTCCATGCCTGTAGTTGGACCAACAATTCGTGATGCAATGTTTGGTTCTGGCTTTGCCGACTTTATCCTCAGGTTTTACACCATGCACGTGTTTCTCCTACCAATAGTAATGCTGGGACTCATGGCAGTTCACATGCCAAGATTCTTGGTCTTTGATGTTCCTATGGTAATGGCAATTTCTGGTGCTATATTTATCACAGGTGGAGTATTCCCAGTAGATCTTGGTTCCAAGTTTGAACCTACGGTACCGCCCGGAATTACGGTGCCGGAGTGGTATCTTACTGGAATCTATGCATTCTTGAGAACGCAATATGACAAATTTGTGACAGGTGTGCTATGGCCTGGAATATTTATTGTAGCGATAGCTATGACACCATTCATAGATAGGTACAAAAAATTCTCGTGGAAAGATAGGCCGCTAGTAACTGCATTTGGCATAACTGGTATCACACAGGTCATGGTGACAACATATTGGGGCTTTTACATTACGCCAGATATTACAAAACCGCTAGTTGCACGACTTGTAATTGATCCGATATTCTTCTACTCGATAATGTTGTTATTGGTTCCAATAGGATTTGGGTTTTCATATATGATGATATTGCTTGCAAAAGAATCAGAAAGAAAGGCAAAGTTAGCAGCTTCCAAAGGTCCTCACAAATCATCACCAATTAACCTGTCTGGAAAATGGATTAATTGGCTAATTATAGGACTTTTGGCATTCCAAGTGTATCTTAACATTGCAGCATACAATGCAGCCCTGAGCGGAATGAAGAACTTTGCACTATTCCTAACTGGACTTATTCTTATGGTGTTTGCAGGACTATTCCATCTGTACAGACATGGACTCAACGAGGCAAAGAAGATTCCTGTCCCGCCGCAGGCAGAACCTGAATCTCCAAAACCGCTTGACAGTAAAGAATCACCTGCAAGTCTGCCCTCTTAG
- a CDS encoding DNA-3-methyladenine glycosylase family protein codes for MQKIDAIDIEDTINSGQVFLWNKIGEQWVGVDGQDILVLKQSPSSARSSSGETDNFLRTDDDLDTILSSISKDRIVKSAVKQSPGLRLVRQDPFQCYISFICSSNSSIQNIKLMLENLCKKFGAKQEFEGHTLHTFPKADILAGATMKDLIGCKLGFRAKYVKAAAQAVNSGKIDFEWLKKTDYHTALESLKKILGIGNKVADCIALFSLDKMEAFPIDRWTQRILLKYYKKFFDDMTEKPVTGKRYEKIHEEIVKHFGPYAGYSQQFLFKMERDLNKKNWL; via the coding sequence ATGCAGAAGATAGATGCGATAGACATTGAAGATACAATCAACAGTGGACAGGTCTTTCTGTGGAATAAGATCGGTGAACAGTGGGTAGGAGTAGACGGCCAAGACATACTAGTGCTAAAACAGTCTCCTTCTAGTGCAAGATCATCGTCTGGTGAAACAGATAATTTTCTAAGAACAGACGACGATTTAGATACAATATTGTCAAGCATTTCAAAAGATAGAATTGTAAAAAGTGCGGTAAAACAGTCCCCAGGTTTAAGACTTGTAAGACAAGATCCATTCCAATGCTACATATCGTTTATTTGCTCATCAAATTCGTCCATACAAAACATCAAATTAATGCTAGAAAACTTGTGCAAAAAATTTGGTGCCAAACAAGAGTTTGAGGGGCATACACTGCATACATTCCCAAAAGCAGACATCCTAGCAGGTGCAACCATGAAGGACCTCATTGGTTGCAAACTTGGATTTAGGGCAAAGTATGTCAAGGCAGCAGCTCAGGCAGTAAATTCCGGCAAGATCGATTTTGAGTGGCTAAAAAAAACAGATTACCACACTGCTTTAGAATCATTAAAAAAAATTCTCGGGATAGGAAACAAGGTGGCAGATTGTATTGCATTGTTTTCACTGGATAAGATGGAAGCATTTCCAATCGACAGATGGACACAAAGAATTTTGTTAAAGTATTACAAGAAATTTTTTGATGACATGACAGAAAAACCTGTGACTGGAAAAAGATATGAAAAAATTCATGAAGAGATTGTAAAACATTTTGGTCCGTATGCAGGATATTCACAACAGTTTCTCTTCAAGATGGAAAGAGATCTTAACAAAAAAAATTGGTTGTAA
- a CDS encoding twin-arginine translocation signal domain-containing protein: MSEQDSAKDALSRRDFLKLLGAAGVALTFTPFVPWGKFMPNPSNASLERAQVILPDGTQANVKTFPKNHSEVITYPKTGDTVLDQEAFKKWQFIRLPEELGGGKDDVSAFRAYSMVCLHLWCLWKYWPQEGRKRGECPCHGSMYNPLNGKAFAGPASLQAAPSNVLATLYFETDNDGNLWIKPAVWNVNENGVVGYGRFLKT, from the coding sequence ATGTCTGAGCAAGATTCTGCCAAAGATGCCCTATCTCGACGTGATTTTCTCAAGTTACTTGGTGCTGCTGGAGTTGCTTTAACATTTACACCGTTTGTTCCATGGGGCAAATTCATGCCCAATCCGTCAAATGCCTCTCTTGAGAGGGCACAGGTTATTCTGCCTGATGGAACCCAGGCAAACGTCAAGACTTTTCCAAAGAATCATTCCGAGGTTATCACTTATCCAAAAACAGGGGATACCGTACTTGATCAAGAGGCATTCAAAAAATGGCAGTTTATCAGGTTGCCAGAGGAACTTGGTGGAGGAAAAGACGATGTTAGCGCTTTTCGTGCTTATAGTATGGTTTGCTTGCACCTGTGGTGTCTGTGGAAATACTGGCCACAAGAAGGTAGAAAAAGAGGTGAATGTCCATGTCATGGAAGTATGTACAATCCATTAAATGGAAAGGCATTTGCAGGACCTGCTTCGCTTCAAGCTGCACCATCAAATGTGTTGGCAACACTTTATTTTGAAACTGATAATGATGGAAATTTATGGATTAAACCAGCTGTATGGAATGTAAATGAAAATGGAGTTGTAGGATATGGTCGTTTCCTTAAAACGTAG